Genomic segment of Leptospira perdikensis:
CTAGTTGGACGGCAAACCCTGTGTTTTCCATTTCAAAAGTTCGAGTGAATCTTTCGTTTTCCACAAAATCATGAAGCACTCCATTGGCTCGAAATACAACAATCCCATCTGGATTTTTAATTTCGTAAATCCAACCACCATGATTTTTTGCTTCAAATTTTAAGACTTTGTTCCCCATCCATTGTTCAATGAGGTCAGGTTCTGTATGGGCTTTAAAAACCAAAGAAACGGGCAGATCAAATTCACGTTCAATTGTTAACTCTTGTTTGCCGTCTTCTGCATGAACTTTTGTTTTTAATTCCATAAATCTTTATCCTTTCTTTTGGTAGTTTTTCATCACAGATTCTAATTTGTT
This window contains:
- a CDS encoding SRPBCC family protein; the protein is MELKTKVHAEDGKQELTIEREFDLPVSLVFKAHTEPDLIEQWMGNKVLKFEAKNHGGWIYEIKNPDGIVVFRANGVLHDFVENERFTRTFEMENTGFAVQLEFFEFQKVSESKSKLKMHIIYKSVEQRDQVLKMPFIQGINMAHTKMEQLLKDKD